Proteins from a genomic interval of Eriocheir sinensis breed Jianghai 21 chromosome 20, ASM2467909v1, whole genome shotgun sequence:
- the LOC127001057 gene encoding keratin-associated protein 5-1-like, with protein sequence MKILTVPGAVGASKTQQEHRRHSHTPRHYRKTPQAFVSLCVCVCVFVCVCVCVCVCVCVCVCVCVCVCVCVCVCVCVCLPGRVCVCVCVCVCVCVSVCVCVCVCVCVCVCVCVCVCVCVSVCVCVCVCVCVCVCVCVCVCVCAFVFVCVCVCVCVCVCVCVCVCVCVCVCVCVCVCVCVCVCVCVCVCVCVCVCVCVCVCVCVCVCVCVCVCVCVCVCVCVCVCVCVCVCVFNLLFSCVVHFAKVTNLFLSPFHR encoded by the exons ATGAAGATCCTCACAGTCCCTGGTGCCGTGggtgcctccaagacgcagcaggagcaccgccgccacagccacacgccCCGTCATTACCGCAAGACACCACAGGCCTTTGTGTCTCTG tgtgtgtgtgtgtgtgtgtttgtgtgtgtgtgtgtgtgtgtgtgtgtgtgtgtgtgtgtgtgtgtgtgtgtgtgtgtgtgtgtgtgtgtgtgtgtgtgtgtgtgtgtgtgtgtgtgt ctaccgggccgtgtgtgtgtgtgtgtgtgtgtgtgtgtgtgtgtgtgtgtgagtgtgtgtgtgtgtgtgtgtgtgtgtgtgtgtgtgtgtgtgtgtgtgtgtgtgtgtgtgtgtgtgtgt gtcag tgtgtgtgtgtgtgtgtgtgtgtgtgtgtgtgtgtgtgtgtgtgtgtgtgtgtgtgtgtgtgtgtgtgcgttcgtgtttgtgtgtgtgtgtgtgtgtgtgtgtgtgtgtgtgtgtgtgtgtgtgtgtgtgtgtgtgtgtgtgtgtgtgtgtgtgtgtgtgtgtgtgtgtgtgtgtgtgtgtgtgtgtgtgtgtgtgtgtgtgtgtgtgtgtgtgtgtgtttgtgtgtgtgtgtgtgtgtgtgtgtgtgtgtgtgtgtgtgtgtgtgtgtgtgtgtgtgtgtgtgtgtgtgtgtgtgtctgcgtgtgtgtgtgtgtgtgtgtgtgtgtgtgtgtgttcaatttattgttttcttgtgtgGTCCATTTTGCTAAAGTCActaaccttttcctttctccttttcacagGTGA